One window of the Gloeomargarita sp. SKYB120 genome contains the following:
- a CDS encoding alpha/beta fold hydrolase: protein MFIPPWWLRDGWAMTIFTALASGWLTPRLAYREHVFTGDGGVPLFGLWAKPTQAKGTLVATYGMIGDLRQPGFLHWLAYRAVQRGYAVLLFDSRGQGKTGWLSPALPSDGLQEGYDFLALATAAQGLGCPPPYWFVGYSLGGQLALWAGWAAMQASRPLPRESIGGIVAVCPNLDAHRSLQHLRQQPLGRLVEQLLTQELKRKALRLHQAHPQAISRQAIDRITSIWTFDQELVVPRLGFQTVADYYAASSPLQFLDQLTIPTLVLYSRDDPLFAPEILPELEQAAAANPALDLVLTDDGGHVGYYSSWLGQWLANDPDPWWAWHRVLDWCDGQLLARP, encoded by the coding sequence ATGTTTATTCCGCCCTGGTGGCTGCGCGATGGCTGGGCCATGACGATTTTCACAGCCCTAGCGTCAGGATGGCTCACGCCCCGACTTGCCTACCGGGAACACGTGTTTACGGGCGATGGGGGTGTACCGCTGTTTGGTCTGTGGGCAAAGCCAACCCAGGCGAAGGGAACGCTGGTTGCCACCTACGGCATGATTGGGGATTTGCGTCAACCGGGTTTTTTGCACTGGCTGGCCTATCGCGCTGTGCAACGGGGGTATGCCGTGCTGTTGTTCGATAGCCGGGGACAGGGGAAAACGGGATGGCTGTCGCCCGCTTTGCCGTCGGATGGCCTTCAGGAAGGGTATGACTTTCTGGCGTTGGCCACCGCGGCCCAAGGTCTGGGTTGTCCACCGCCCTACTGGTTTGTGGGTTACTCGCTAGGGGGGCAACTGGCCCTATGGGCGGGCTGGGCGGCGATGCAAGCAAGCCGTCCCTTGCCAAGGGAATCCATCGGGGGAATTGTCGCCGTTTGCCCCAATCTGGATGCACACCGCTCGTTGCAGCACTTGAGACAACAGCCCCTAGGACGCTTGGTGGAACAGTTGCTTACCCAGGAACTGAAACGCAAGGCGCTGCGATTGCACCAAGCCCATCCCCAGGCCATCAGCCGCCAGGCAATTGACCGCATCACTAGCATTTGGACGTTTGACCAGGAGTTGGTGGTCCCGCGCCTGGGGTTCCAAACGGTTGCTGATTACTACGCCGCTAGCAGTCCCCTGCAGTTTCTCGACCAATTGACCATCCCTACGCTCGTGCTCTACAGCCGGGATGACCCGTTGTTTGCGCCGGAGATTCTGCCTGAGTTGGAACAGGCGGCGGCTGCCAATCCAGCGCTGGACCTGGTGCTGACGGACGATGGCGGTCATGTGGGCTACTACAGCAGTTGGCTAGGGCAATGGCTGGCAAACGACCCGGACCCTTGGTGGGCCTGGCATCGGGTCCTAGATTGGTGTGATGGGCAACTTCTAGCGCGTCCGTAA
- a CDS encoding exopolysaccharide biosynthesis protein, producing MPRLSVKLQDWLRQPDPPAAITVRDILAYTGESSWGMLFAILSFPSALPLPAPGYSTPFGALILILAVQWLAGRTIPWLPPWLLRRQITWHNWTRWVETGIPWLQRLERLTCPRWGVIPKRGHWVLGWLVALMGVSMIIPLPGTNTIPAMGIFCIGLGLIEGDGVFCLVGSLISLIGGAITTSILYALWFGGSNLIEWVKSLIAR from the coding sequence ATGCCCCGATTATCCGTCAAATTGCAGGACTGGTTAAGGCAACCCGACCCCCCTGCCGCCATTACGGTACGGGACATCCTGGCCTACACCGGCGAAAGTTCGTGGGGCATGTTATTTGCCATCCTCTCGTTTCCGTCAGCGCTGCCCCTACCAGCGCCCGGCTATTCCACTCCCTTCGGCGCGTTGATTCTCATCTTAGCTGTGCAGTGGCTGGCAGGGCGGACGATTCCCTGGCTCCCCCCCTGGCTATTGCGCCGGCAAATCACCTGGCACAACTGGACCCGCTGGGTTGAGACCGGCATCCCCTGGTTGCAGCGCTTAGAACGCCTGACCTGTCCTCGCTGGGGCGTCATCCCTAAACGCGGTCATTGGGTGTTGGGGTGGCTTGTTGCTCTGATGGGCGTGTCCATGATTATTCCTTTGCCCGGCACTAATACGATTCCAGCGATGGGCATTTTCTGTATCGGGCTAGGCCTTATTGAAGGCGATGGCGTGTTTTGTCTGGTTGGCTCGCTGATTTCTCTAATTGGCGGCGCTATCACCACGTCAATCCTGTACGCCCTGTGGTTTGGGGGCAGCAATCTCATCGAATGGGTGAAATCCCTGATAGCCCGCTAG
- a CDS encoding DUF4079 domain-containing protein yields the protein MKLLDWLRLVHPTLAVVLVFPLVGMVTHLAWQTWQRRRQVQQGHESKIPPVVGPEHARLGRWLTGTVVGVTLAGIMIPIGRHIVKNNIWTKNPTQVILIGLFFIATVAAFVALYHAQKRVWRAVFATLTGVGLVVLGAQDGVWRRGFEWWVSHYYYGLTAALLMIFSLAILPDIYQDRTNTWRKIHVTLNCLALLLFIGQGLTGTRDLLEIPLSWQEPAIYSCDFQNLTCPQAKPQP from the coding sequence ATGAAACTCCTTGACTGGTTGCGTCTTGTCCACCCCACGCTGGCGGTGGTGCTGGTATTTCCCTTGGTGGGGATGGTGACCCACTTGGCCTGGCAAACCTGGCAACGACGCCGACAAGTCCAGCAGGGCCATGAAAGCAAAATTCCACCAGTGGTAGGGCCGGAACACGCTCGGTTGGGACGGTGGTTGACGGGAACGGTGGTAGGCGTCACGTTGGCCGGCATTATGATTCCCATTGGCCGCCACATTGTTAAGAACAACATCTGGACGAAAAACCCAACCCAAGTGATTTTAATCGGGCTGTTTTTCATTGCTACAGTGGCGGCCTTCGTAGCGCTTTATCATGCCCAAAAACGGGTCTGGCGGGCGGTGTTTGCTACGTTAACGGGAGTGGGATTGGTGGTTTTAGGTGCGCAAGACGGCGTGTGGCGACGCGGGTTTGAATGGTGGGTGTCCCACTATTACTACGGGTTGACGGCGGCGTTGTTGATGATTTTCTCCCTAGCCATCTTGCCGGATATTTATCAAGACCGGACGAATACCTGGCGCAAGATTCATGTGACATTGAATTGCTTGGCGTTGCTGCTATTTATCGGCCAGGGGTTGACCGGGACGCGCGATTTACTGGAAATTCCCCTGAGCTGGCAAGAACCGGCGATTTATTCCTGTGATTTCCAGAACTTGACCTGCCCCCAAGCGAAGCCCCAACCCTAG
- a CDS encoding Uma2 family endonuclease: MGNPTAIWLVSCEPSKVATPGVVLAVEPIVRLDERNEVQPDVVLLVPGRQATISADDFIEGAPEFVVEIAASSAAIDLYEKKQAYARN; this comes from the coding sequence GTGGGGAACCCCACAGCCATATGGTTAGTCTCTTGTGAACCTAGCAAAGTAGCAACTCCTGGTGTCGTTCTAGCCGTTGAACCTATAGTGCGGTTGGATGAGCGCAATGAAGTGCAACCCGATGTGGTTTTATTGGTTCCTGGTCGCCAAGCCACAATTAGCGCCGATGATTTTATCGAAGGGGCGCCGGAGTTCGTGGTCGAAATTGCCGCCAGCAGTGCTGCAATTGACTTGTACGAGAAAAAACAGGCCTATGCCCGCAATTAA
- the purL gene encoding phosphoribosylformylglycinamidine synthase subunit PurL, with protein sequence MTELTPQEYALVCAKLGRAPNPLERGMFGVMWSEHCCYKNSKPLLRQFPTQGPHVVVGPGENAGVVDVGGVYLAFKVESHNHPSAVEPFQGAATGVGGILRDIFTLGARPIALLNSLRFGPLEEPRSRALLTGVVAGISHYGNCVGVPTVGGELYVDPVYRDNPLVNVMALGVLHQPQVMPSAAQGIGNPVVYVGATTGRDGIGGASFASAELGEDTQAQRPAVQVGDPFLEKCLIEACLEAFATGAVVACQDLGAAGLTCATAEMAAKGKVGIRLNLDAVPVRETGMQPWELMLSESQERMLLVVERGREADVLPIFRRWGLTAAVVGEVIATPDVQVFYQGELVAQVPAAALAIDTPVYERDLLPEPPPAVQRHWAWSAETLPAATVQGIGGRAWNAVLLALLDQPNLGSKRWIYRQYDHQVQNNTVVLPGMADAAVIRVQGRLGVAATMDGNGRWVWLDPERGAMAIVAEAARNLSCVGAEPLAVTDNLNFGSPEKPEIYWQLALACRGLAQACRELETPVTGGNVSLYNETQGQAIYPTPVVGMVGRVADIRRCCTMQWVPGHYLYLLGVPWGQATGGLGGSEYLAAIHGLVTGRPPAVDWAREKRVQAACRHGIAQGWITAAHDVSDGGVVIALAEMAIAGGCGVQITVKPPLAVRWDEFFFEEGGSRIWVTIAPDAQPAWETYLREHLPNEWGFWGVIGGEALVIRTETQRLIDLPVTLLHQTWAQALPRRLQL encoded by the coding sequence ATGACGGAGCTGACGCCCCAGGAATACGCCCTGGTGTGTGCAAAATTGGGCCGGGCGCCCAACCCCCTGGAGCGGGGGATGTTCGGGGTCATGTGGTCGGAGCACTGTTGCTATAAAAATTCCAAACCCCTGTTGCGGCAGTTTCCCACGCAAGGGCCGCACGTTGTGGTTGGGCCAGGCGAAAATGCCGGCGTGGTGGACGTGGGGGGTGTGTACCTGGCCTTCAAGGTAGAGTCCCATAACCATCCCTCGGCGGTGGAACCCTTCCAGGGCGCAGCGACGGGCGTAGGCGGCATTCTGCGAGATATTTTTACGCTGGGGGCGCGGCCAATCGCCCTGCTCAACTCCCTGCGGTTTGGCCCGTTGGAGGAGCCCCGCAGTCGAGCCTTGCTGACCGGTGTGGTGGCGGGCATCAGTCACTACGGCAATTGCGTCGGCGTACCGACGGTAGGAGGTGAGCTGTATGTGGACCCTGTCTATCGGGACAATCCGCTGGTCAACGTCATGGCGTTGGGGGTTTTGCATCAACCTCAGGTCATGCCGTCGGCAGCGCAGGGCATTGGCAATCCGGTGGTGTACGTCGGTGCGACGACTGGACGGGATGGGATTGGCGGAGCTAGTTTTGCCAGCGCTGAACTGGGGGAAGACACGCAAGCGCAGCGACCGGCAGTACAGGTGGGCGACCCCTTTTTAGAAAAATGCCTGATCGAAGCCTGTTTGGAGGCCTTTGCCACGGGAGCGGTGGTGGCCTGCCAGGACCTGGGGGCAGCGGGATTGACCTGTGCCACGGCAGAAATGGCAGCCAAGGGCAAGGTTGGGATTCGTCTCAACCTGGACGCGGTACCCGTGCGGGAGACGGGGATGCAACCCTGGGAGCTGATGCTGTCGGAGTCCCAGGAGCGCATGCTGCTGGTGGTGGAGCGAGGCCGGGAAGCAGACGTTTTGCCTATCTTTCGGCGCTGGGGACTGACGGCGGCGGTGGTGGGTGAAGTAATCGCAACGCCCGACGTACAGGTTTTTTATCAGGGAGAACTTGTGGCCCAAGTCCCTGCTGCGGCGCTGGCGATAGATACGCCTGTTTACGAGCGGGACCTCTTGCCCGAACCACCCCCTGCGGTGCAACGCCATTGGGCTTGGTCGGCGGAAACCTTGCCGGCGGCGACGGTGCAGGGTATAGGCGGACGCGCTTGGAATGCAGTGCTGCTTGCCCTGCTAGACCAGCCCAACCTGGGGAGCAAGCGCTGGATTTACCGCCAGTACGACCACCAGGTGCAAAACAACACAGTGGTCTTGCCGGGGATGGCCGATGCCGCCGTGATCCGGGTGCAAGGACGCCTAGGAGTCGCAGCGACGATGGACGGCAACGGGCGATGGGTCTGGCTCGACCCCGAACGGGGGGCTATGGCAATCGTGGCGGAAGCGGCGCGGAACCTGTCCTGTGTGGGGGCCGAACCCCTAGCTGTCACTGACAATTTGAATTTTGGGTCACCGGAAAAGCCGGAGATTTACTGGCAGTTGGCGCTGGCGTGTCGTGGGTTGGCTCAGGCCTGCCGGGAACTGGAGACGCCCGTAACCGGAGGCAATGTCTCCCTATACAACGAAACCCAGGGGCAAGCGATTTACCCGACGCCGGTGGTGGGCATGGTGGGGCGCGTCGCCGACATCCGCCGGTGCTGTACGATGCAGTGGGTGCCTGGTCATTATCTCTACCTTCTGGGCGTGCCCTGGGGCCAGGCAACCGGCGGCTTAGGTGGTTCAGAGTACCTGGCGGCGATTCACGGGTTGGTAACGGGGCGCCCGCCGGCGGTGGATTGGGCGCGGGAAAAACGGGTGCAGGCGGCCTGTCGGCACGGGATTGCCCAAGGGTGGATAACGGCGGCCCACGATGTGAGCGATGGTGGCGTTGTCATCGCCCTAGCGGAAATGGCGATTGCCGGTGGCTGTGGCGTCCAAATCACGGTCAAGCCACCCCTTGCGGTGCGGTGGGATGAGTTTTTCTTTGAAGAAGGTGGGAGTCGCATCTGGGTGACGATTGCACCTGACGCTCAGCCTGCTTGGGAGACTTACTTACGGGAACACTTGCCCAACGAATGGGGCTTTTGGGGTGTTATTGGCGGTGAGGCGCTGGTGATCCGGACAGAGACGCAGCGACTGATAGACCTGCCTGTGACGCTGTTGCACCAGACCTGGGCACAGGCTCTACCGCGACGTTTGCAGCTATAG